One Antiquaquibacter oligotrophicus genomic region harbors:
- a CDS encoding cell wall-binding repeat-containing protein encodes MPTAIGPSIRRRSRSLTAAKVALTGLAVGALTLTMGVTAVHADLPPQTPGVTLRVYQMPDQVFPELCTLKSGQTPNVDKLMPTIDFTSDADFGASRKFISHTIANLTVPTSGQYTIRMTNDDGARLTLNNQLLLNNDGYQDSTSVEANITLDAGTYPLFVEHFEDDYGQRLLVQWRTPGSSSFVTIPNSALSTDADVVRVVAPGTKFCEGATDTPGDGLRLESVNPDYSLVNLRPEGFQPKVAALDFTDEGDLVVVTTGSVSAGGWVPNPAPGEVFLVEGATEADGPEDVTVTKIATGLKNPMGIDIIGDEIYVSERHQLTKLTDPDDDGQFDVHTKFAEWPDGGNFHEFAFGLIHDDENFYLNLSVAIDNGGATTNPQPAQNRGTSLAVSRTTGEVSYVAGGLRTPNGIAFGPDGERFAMDNQGGWLPASKLVHIEQGKFFNHYMNPAGPFDSNPVSAPALWIPQNEIGNSPSTPILLDQGVYAGQMLFGDVTYGGLQRAYLEKIDDEYQGAVFRHTAGLEVGVNRVIVGPDGALYIGGTGEGGNWGENGKLNYGLQKLDPAGQNAFDIKEMRVIEGGFELEYTEPISEETAANAANAYRVNHWKYVPTPSYGGPKVGEETLSVTDAVVSEDRTTVTLSVEGLKPGYVVHVRSPRPFESESGKELWSTEAWYTLNSLPGYVAPADRGWYEAEEAALTGSAGIATEHSGYSGLGFVAGIQNVGAGVNFTVTVPEAGTYPVNLRYANGPNPFDGSKKISLYVNDQKVGPWNLPRLGDWKTWDTISRDVALNAGTNTISLRYDSGDDGNVNFDVLSIGEPDICTPAAQEDGFQPLFDGTLESFEKWRLAGPGSFARQDDCTLRTFGGLGLLWYTAEEFNSYRLQLDWKLVADHNGGIFVGFPNPGNDPWVAVNQGYEIQIDATDADDRTTGAIYTFQGADLEARDAALNPVGQWNTYDIVVHDNTIKIYLNGALVNDFTSTDPARDLAQGFIGLQNHGSGETVYYRDVSIKKLADPEVTVTTTLDPATPNGDNGWWTTDVSVTATGASNIPGTVQLESKVGTGEYAPHTAPIVVSTDGTTEVAFTATDSEGNESEEIVETIQRDTVAPTVSASLSGRQVVLTASDATSGVASVEYRLSGDAEDEWTEYDFGFLVGAGAETVTYRATDNAGLVSEEQVLEIDAVIPGETVVDRIAGPDRYSVATTISAQSYPEGADVVFITNGQNYPDALSAGPAAAFSGGPLLLVSPTLVPTVVADELERLSPSHIVVVGGPASVSEAVYAQLEGLPGTIERIAGTDRYEASRALASAVFGESGATTAYIATGRNFPDALTGGAVAGANDSPVILVNGTATDLDTATANLLEDLGVTSIKVLGGVNSVSPGLFDDLSQIANTVRLAGADRYQAARAINADAYDTAERVFLTTGLNFPDALAGSAWAASIGAPMYVVPGTCVPQGVLDDIEALGATHITLLGGPVSLSEGVASLTACG; translated from the coding sequence ATGCCCACAGCTATCGGTCCGTCGATCCGACGACGGTCCAGGTCTCTCACCGCAGCGAAGGTGGCCCTGACGGGCCTTGCCGTCGGTGCGCTCACCCTCACCATGGGGGTGACAGCGGTCCACGCCGATCTACCCCCGCAGACTCCCGGCGTTACGCTGCGTGTCTACCAAATGCCCGATCAGGTCTTCCCCGAGCTCTGCACCCTGAAGTCCGGGCAGACCCCGAACGTCGACAAGCTCATGCCGACGATCGACTTCACGAGCGACGCGGACTTCGGGGCATCCCGTAAGTTCATCAGCCACACCATCGCGAACCTGACCGTTCCGACGTCCGGTCAGTACACGATCCGCATGACCAATGACGACGGTGCGCGGCTGACCCTCAACAACCAGCTCCTCCTGAACAACGACGGCTACCAGGACTCGACCTCCGTCGAAGCGAACATCACCCTCGACGCTGGTACGTACCCGCTCTTTGTCGAGCACTTCGAGGACGACTACGGCCAGCGACTTCTCGTTCAGTGGCGCACGCCCGGGTCGAGCTCTTTCGTCACGATCCCCAACAGCGCCCTCAGCACCGACGCAGACGTCGTGCGTGTTGTCGCGCCCGGCACCAAGTTCTGCGAGGGAGCAACCGACACCCCCGGTGACGGTCTTCGTCTCGAGTCGGTCAACCCGGACTACAGCCTCGTGAACCTCCGCCCCGAGGGCTTCCAGCCCAAGGTTGCGGCGCTCGACTTCACCGACGAGGGCGACCTCGTGGTTGTCACCACGGGTTCGGTCAGCGCCGGCGGTTGGGTGCCCAACCCCGCTCCCGGCGAGGTCTTCCTCGTTGAGGGTGCCACGGAGGCCGACGGCCCCGAGGATGTCACGGTCACCAAGATCGCGACGGGGCTCAAGAACCCCATGGGTATCGACATCATCGGCGACGAGATCTACGTCTCCGAGCGTCACCAACTGACCAAGCTCACCGACCCCGACGACGACGGCCAGTTCGACGTCCACACGAAGTTCGCGGAGTGGCCGGATGGCGGCAACTTCCACGAATTCGCATTCGGTCTCATTCACGACGACGAGAACTTCTACCTCAACCTCTCGGTCGCCATTGACAACGGTGGCGCGACCACCAACCCGCAGCCCGCACAGAACCGCGGAACGTCGCTTGCCGTCAGCCGTACGACGGGTGAGGTCTCCTATGTCGCTGGTGGTCTGCGCACGCCGAACGGAATCGCGTTCGGTCCCGACGGTGAGCGGTTCGCCATGGACAACCAGGGTGGATGGCTTCCGGCATCCAAGCTCGTCCACATTGAGCAGGGCAAGTTCTTCAACCACTACATGAACCCGGCTGGACCGTTCGACTCGAACCCGGTGAGCGCACCGGCTCTGTGGATCCCGCAGAACGAGATCGGCAACTCGCCGAGCACCCCGATCCTGCTCGACCAGGGTGTGTACGCGGGTCAGATGCTGTTCGGTGACGTCACCTACGGTGGTCTCCAGCGTGCGTACCTGGAGAAGATCGACGACGAGTACCAGGGTGCGGTCTTCCGTCACACCGCGGGGCTCGAGGTCGGTGTGAACCGTGTCATCGTGGGCCCGGACGGCGCTCTCTACATCGGTGGAACCGGTGAGGGTGGCAACTGGGGCGAGAACGGAAAGCTCAACTACGGCCTCCAGAAGCTCGACCCCGCTGGACAGAACGCGTTCGACATCAAGGAGATGCGCGTCATCGAGGGTGGCTTCGAGCTCGAGTACACGGAGCCGATCTCTGAGGAGACCGCAGCCAACGCGGCGAACGCGTACCGCGTGAACCACTGGAAGTACGTCCCCACCCCCTCCTACGGCGGACCGAAGGTCGGCGAGGAGACGCTGAGCGTCACCGACGCTGTCGTCTCCGAGGACCGCACGACCGTCACGCTCTCCGTGGAAGGGCTCAAGCCCGGATACGTGGTCCACGTGCGGTCGCCGCGCCCGTTCGAGTCCGAGTCGGGCAAGGAACTGTGGAGCACCGAGGCTTGGTACACGCTCAACAGCCTTCCGGGCTACGTCGCACCGGCCGATCGTGGCTGGTACGAAGCGGAGGAGGCGGCCCTCACCGGGTCGGCTGGCATCGCGACCGAACACAGCGGATACTCCGGACTCGGCTTCGTGGCGGGCATCCAGAATGTCGGCGCCGGCGTGAACTTCACCGTGACGGTGCCCGAGGCGGGTACCTACCCGGTCAACCTCCGCTACGCCAACGGCCCCAACCCGTTCGACGGCAGCAAGAAGATCTCGCTCTACGTCAACGACCAGAAGGTCGGCCCATGGAACCTTCCGCGCCTCGGCGACTGGAAGACCTGGGACACCATCTCGCGTGACGTGGCGCTCAATGCGGGCACAAACACGATCTCGCTGCGGTACGACTCGGGCGACGACGGCAACGTCAACTTCGACGTGCTGTCGATCGGCGAGCCCGACATCTGCACGCCGGCGGCCCAGGAAGACGGCTTCCAGCCGCTCTTCGACGGCACCCTCGAGAGCTTCGAGAAGTGGCGTCTCGCTGGACCCGGTTCGTTCGCTCGCCAGGACGACTGCACGCTGCGCACGTTCGGTGGCCTTGGCCTCCTCTGGTACACCGCCGAGGAGTTCAACAGCTACCGACTGCAGCTGGACTGGAAGCTCGTCGCCGACCACAACGGTGGTATCTTCGTCGGCTTCCCGAACCCGGGCAACGACCCCTGGGTCGCCGTCAACCAGGGCTACGAGATCCAGATCGACGCGACGGATGCCGACGACCGCACGACGGGCGCCATCTACACGTTCCAGGGTGCCGACCTCGAAGCGCGCGACGCCGCGCTCAACCCGGTCGGACAGTGGAACACGTACGACATCGTCGTCCACGACAACACGATCAAGATCTACCTCAACGGGGCGTTGGTCAACGACTTCACGAGCACCGATCCCGCGAGGGACCTGGCACAGGGGTTCATCGGCCTCCAGAACCACGGTTCCGGTGAGACGGTGTACTACCGCGACGTGAGCATCAAGAAGCTCGCCGACCCCGAGGTCACGGTCACGACGACTCTCGACCCGGCGACGCCGAACGGTGACAACGGATGGTGGACCACCGATGTATCGGTGACCGCGACGGGAGCGAGCAACATTCCCGGCACCGTGCAGCTGGAGTCGAAGGTCGGTACCGGGGAGTACGCCCCGCACACCGCCCCGATCGTGGTCTCGACCGACGGAACGACCGAGGTCGCGTTCACGGCAACCGACTCCGAGGGCAACGAGTCGGAGGAAATCGTCGAGACGATCCAGCGCGACACGGTGGCCCCGACGGTGAGCGCATCGCTCTCCGGTCGCCAGGTTGTGCTCACCGCGTCCGATGCGACAAGTGGTGTGGCGTCGGTGGAGTACCGCCTGAGCGGTGACGCGGAAGACGAGTGGACCGAGTACGACTTCGGCTTCCTCGTCGGTGCCGGCGCCGAGACGGTGACCTACCGCGCCACCGACAACGCCGGGCTCGTCTCCGAGGAGCAGGTGCTCGAGATCGACGCGGTCATCCCGGGTGAGACGGTCGTCGACCGTATCGCCGGTCCTGACCGCTACTCGGTAGCGACAACCATTTCGGCACAGTCGTACCCGGAGGGCGCTGACGTGGTGTTCATCACCAACGGTCAGAACTACCCGGATGCTCTCTCCGCTGGTCCCGCGGCCGCGTTCTCGGGTGGCCCGCTGCTCCTGGTCTCGCCGACCCTGGTGCCCACGGTGGTGGCGGACGAGCTCGAGCGGTTGAGCCCCTCGCACATCGTTGTGGTGGGCGGACCGGCATCCGTCTCCGAGGCGGTCTACGCCCAGCTCGAGGGCCTGCCCGGAACGATCGAGCGCATCGCGGGAACCGACCGGTATGAGGCGTCGCGTGCGCTCGCATCGGCCGTCTTCGGCGAGTCCGGCGCGACGACCGCGTACATCGCGACGGGGCGCAACTTCCCCGACGCGCTGACCGGTGGTGCCGTGGCGGGTGCGAACGATTCGCCCGTCATCCTCGTGAACGGAACGGCGACCGATCTGGACACCGCGACGGCGAACCTCCTCGAAGATCTCGGGGTGACGTCGATCAAGGTGCTCGGTGGAGTCAACAGTGTTTCGCCCGGACTCTTCGACGACCTGTCGCAGATTGCGAACACGGTGCGCCTTGCCGGTGCTGACCGCTACCAGGCGGCTCGCGCGATCAACGCGGACGCCTACGACACCGCTGAGCGTGTGTTCCTGACGACGGGACTGAACTTCCCTGACGCTCTGGCGGGCTCGGCGTGGGCAGCATCCATCGGTGCCCCCATGTACGTGGTCCCGGGTACGTGCGTTCCGCAGGGTGTTCTCGATGACATCGAAGCTCTCGGTGCGACGCACATCACTCTGCTCGGCGGACCTGTTTCGCTGAGCGAGGGAGTGGCAAGTCTCACCGCGTGTGGGTGA
- the tuf gene encoding elongation factor Tu — protein sequence MAKAKFERNKPHVNIGTIGHVDHGKTTLTAAISKVLADKYPSATNVQRDFASIDSAPEERQRGITINISHVEYETPKRHYAHVDAPGHADYIKNMITGAAQMDGAILVVAATDGPMAQTREHVLLAKQVGVPYLLVALNKSDMVDDEEILELVELEVRELLSSQGFDGDNAPVVRVSGLKALEGDEKWVQSVLDLMDAVDESVPDPVRDKDKPFLMPIEDVFTITGRGTVVTGRAERGTLAINSDVEIVGIRPTQKTTVTGIEMFHKQLDEAWAGENCGLLLRGTKREDVERGQVVVKPGSVTPHTQFEGTAYILSKDEGGRHNPFYANYRPQFYFRTTDVTGVITLPDGTEMVMPGDTTDMTVELIQPIAMEEGLGFAIREGGRTVGAGKVTKILK from the coding sequence GTGGCTAAGGCCAAGTTCGAGCGGAACAAGCCGCACGTAAACATCGGAACGATCGGTCACGTCGACCACGGAAAGACGACGCTCACCGCGGCGATCTCGAAGGTCCTGGCCGACAAGTACCCGTCGGCGACGAACGTCCAGCGTGACTTCGCGTCCATCGACTCGGCGCCGGAAGAGCGCCAGCGTGGTATCACGATCAACATCTCGCACGTCGAGTACGAGACCCCGAAGCGTCACTACGCACACGTTGACGCCCCGGGTCACGCCGACTACATCAAGAACATGATCACCGGTGCCGCCCAGATGGATGGCGCGATCCTCGTTGTCGCGGCCACCGACGGCCCGATGGCGCAGACGCGTGAGCACGTGCTGCTCGCCAAGCAGGTTGGTGTTCCTTACCTGCTCGTCGCGCTCAACAAGTCCGACATGGTCGACGACGAGGAGATCCTGGAGCTCGTCGAGCTCGAGGTTCGCGAGCTGCTCTCGAGCCAGGGCTTCGACGGCGACAACGCTCCCGTCGTGCGCGTCTCCGGCCTCAAGGCTCTCGAGGGTGACGAGAAGTGGGTTCAGTCCGTTCTCGACCTGATGGACGCCGTTGACGAGTCCGTTCCGGACCCGGTGCGCGACAAGGACAAGCCGTTCCTCATGCCGATCGAGGACGTCTTCACGATCACCGGTCGTGGAACCGTCGTCACGGGCCGCGCCGAGCGTGGCACGCTGGCCATCAACTCGGACGTCGAGATCGTCGGCATCCGCCCGACCCAGAAGACGACCGTCACGGGTATCGAGATGTTCCACAAGCAGCTCGACGAGGCCTGGGCCGGCGAGAACTGTGGTCTGCTGCTCCGCGGCACCAAGCGCGAGGATGTCGAGCGCGGCCAGGTCGTCGTCAAGCCGGGTTCGGTCACGCCGCACACCCAGTTCGAGGGCACCGCGTACATCCTGTCCAAGGATGAGGGTGGGCGTCACAACCCGTTCTACGCGAACTACCGCCCGCAGTTCTACTTCCGCACCACCGACGTCACCGGCGTCATCACGCTGCCCGACGGCACCGAGATGGTTATGCCCGGCGACACCACCGACATGACGGTTGAGCTCATCCAGCCCATCGCCATGGAGGAGGGCCTCGGCTTCGCCATCCGTGAGGGTGGCCGCACCGTGGGCGCCGGCAAGGTGACCAAGATCCTCAAGTAA
- the fusA gene encoding elongation factor G gives MAQDVLTDLKKVRNIGIMAHIDAGKTTTTERILFYTGVNHKIGETHDGASTTDWMEQEQERGITITSAAVTCFWNKNQINIIDTPGHVDFTVEVERSLRVLDGAVAVFDGKEGVEPQSETVWRQADKYDVPRICFVNKMDKLGADFYFTVDTIINKLGAKPLVLQLPIGSESAFVGVVDLVEMRALVWPSDAKGDVTMGAKYEVEEIPADLVDKANEYRQVLLETVAETDDALLEKYFAGEELTVAEIKAGIRKLTVASEIYPVLCGSAFKNRGVQPMLDAVVDFLPSPLDVPATEGTDPRDEEKKIERHPKAEEPFAALAFKVAVHPFFGRLTFIRVYSGRLESGGQVANSTKGKKERIGKIFQMHANKEIPVESVTAGHIYAVIGLKDTTTGDTLSDLNNQVVLESMTFPEPVIEVAIEPKTKADQEKLGTAIQKLAEEDPTFRTEQNQDTGQTVIKGMGELHLDILVDRMKREFNVEANVGKPQVAYRETIRRVVDKHDYTHKKQTGGSGQFAKVQISLEPLEVTADKIYEFESKVTGGRVPREYIPSVDAGFQAAMAVGVLAGYPMVGVKGLLLDGAAHDVDSSEMAFKIAGSMAFKEAARKANPVLLEPLMAVEVRTPEEYMGDVIGDLNSRRGQIQSMEDATGVKVVTAKVPLSEMFGYVGDLRSKTSGRAVYSMTFDSYSEVPKAVADEIIQKSKGD, from the coding sequence GTGGCACAGGACGTGCTCACCGACCTCAAGAAGGTCCGCAACATCGGCATCATGGCGCACATCGATGCCGGTAAGACCACCACGACAGAGCGCATCCTGTTCTACACGGGCGTCAACCACAAGATCGGCGAGACGCACGACGGTGCGTCGACGACTGACTGGATGGAGCAGGAGCAGGAGCGTGGCATCACGATCACCTCTGCCGCTGTGACGTGTTTCTGGAACAAGAACCAGATCAACATCATCGACACCCCCGGTCACGTCGACTTCACCGTCGAGGTGGAGCGCTCGCTTCGCGTGCTCGACGGCGCTGTTGCCGTGTTCGACGGCAAGGAGGGTGTTGAGCCCCAGTCCGAGACCGTGTGGCGTCAGGCCGACAAGTACGACGTTCCGCGCATCTGCTTCGTCAACAAGATGGACAAGCTCGGTGCCGACTTCTACTTCACGGTCGACACGATCATCAACAAGCTCGGCGCCAAGCCGCTGGTTCTCCAGCTCCCCATCGGCTCCGAGAGCGCCTTCGTTGGTGTTGTCGACCTCGTCGAGATGCGTGCCCTGGTGTGGCCGTCCGACGCCAAGGGCGACGTGACCATGGGTGCCAAGTACGAGGTCGAGGAGATCCCTGCCGATCTCGTCGACAAGGCAAACGAGTACCGCCAGGTGCTCCTCGAGACCGTCGCCGAGACCGACGACGCGCTGCTCGAGAAGTACTTCGCTGGTGAGGAGCTCACGGTCGCCGAGATCAAGGCGGGCATCCGCAAGCTCACCGTGGCAAGCGAGATCTACCCGGTCCTCTGTGGTTCCGCGTTCAAGAACCGTGGTGTTCAGCCGATGCTGGACGCCGTCGTCGACTTCCTGCCGAGCCCGCTCGACGTGCCGGCGACCGAGGGCACCGACCCTCGCGACGAGGAGAAGAAGATCGAGCGTCACCCCAAGGCGGAGGAGCCCTTCGCGGCGCTCGCCTTCAAGGTTGCCGTTCACCCGTTCTTCGGTCGACTCACCTTCATCCGCGTCTACTCCGGACGCCTCGAGTCGGGTGGCCAGGTTGCCAACTCGACGAAGGGCAAGAAGGAGCGCATCGGCAAGATCTTCCAGATGCACGCCAACAAGGAGATCCCCGTCGAGAGTGTGACCGCCGGCCACATCTACGCGGTCATCGGACTCAAGGACACCACCACCGGTGACACCCTGAGCGACCTGAACAACCAGGTCGTCCTCGAGTCGATGACGTTCCCGGAGCCCGTGATCGAGGTCGCCATCGAGCCGAAAACCAAGGCCGACCAGGAGAAGCTCGGCACGGCCATCCAGAAGCTCGCCGAAGAGGACCCGACGTTCCGCACCGAGCAGAACCAGGACACCGGCCAGACGGTCATCAAGGGAATGGGCGAGCTCCACCTCGACATCCTGGTCGACCGCATGAAGCGCGAGTTCAACGTCGAGGCGAACGTCGGTAAGCCCCAGGTGGCCTACCGCGAGACGATCCGCCGCGTTGTCGACAAGCACGACTACACGCACAAGAAGCAGACCGGTGGTTCTGGCCAGTTCGCGAAGGTCCAGATCTCGCTCGAGCCTCTCGAGGTCACGGCGGACAAGATCTACGAGTTCGAGTCCAAGGTCACCGGTGGTCGTGTTCCGCGCGAGTACATCCCGTCGGTCGACGCGGGCTTCCAGGCGGCCATGGCCGTCGGTGTCCTCGCTGGCTACCCGATGGTCGGTGTCAAGGGACTCCTCCTCGACGGTGCGGCGCACGACGTCGACTCGTCGGAGATGGCGTTCAAGATCGCCGGCTCGATGGCCTTCAAGGAGGCCGCTCGTAAGGCAAACCCCGTGCTTCTCGAGCCGCTCATGGCGGTCGAGGTGCGTACTCCCGAGGAGTACATGGGTGACGTCATCGGTGACCTCAACTCCCGCCGTGGGCAGATTCAGTCCATGGAGGACGCGACCGGCGTCAAGGTCGTCACGGCCAAGGTGCCTCTGTCGGAGATGTTCGGTTACGTGGGCGACCTGAGGTCCAAGACCTCCGGCCGTGCCGTGTACTCGATGACCTTCGACAGTTACTCGGAAGTTCCCAAGGCGGTTGCTGACGAGATCATCCAGAAGAGCAAGGGCGACTGA
- the rpsG gene encoding 30S ribosomal protein S7: MPRKGPAPKRPVVADPVYGAPIVSQLVNKILLDGKKGLAERIVYGALEQVSAKTGQDAVVTLKKALDNVRPTLEVKSRRVGGSTYQVPVEVKAHRANTLALRWLTSYAKSRREKTMTERLTNEILDASNGLGAAVKRREDTHKMAESNRAFAHYRW, translated from the coding sequence ATGCCTCGTAAGGGTCCAGCTCCCAAGCGCCCGGTCGTCGCAGACCCCGTCTACGGCGCCCCCATCGTCAGCCAGCTCGTCAACAAGATCCTCCTCGACGGCAAGAAGGGCCTCGCCGAGCGCATCGTTTACGGTGCACTCGAGCAGGTCTCTGCCAAGACCGGTCAGGATGCCGTTGTCACGCTCAAGAAGGCGCTCGACAACGTGCGCCCGACCCTCGAGGTCAAGTCCCGCCGCGTCGGTGGCTCGACGTACCAGGTGCCGGTTGAGGTCAAGGCGCACCGCGCCAACACCCTCGCCCTTCGCTGGCTCACGAGCTACGCCAAGTCGCGCCGCGAGAAGACGATGACCGAGCGACTCACCAACGAGATTCTCGACGCCTCGAACGGCCTCGGTGCCGCGGTCAAGCGCCGCGAGGACACCCACAAGATGGCCGAGAGCAACCGCGCCTTCGCGCACTACCGCTGGTAA
- the rpsL gene encoding 30S ribosomal protein S12, which yields MPTIQQLVRKGRTPKVTKTKAPALRSNPQQRGVCTRVYTTTPKKPNSALRKVARVKLSNGTEVTAYIPGEGHNLQEHSMVLVRGGRVKDLPGVRYKIVRGALDTQAVKNRKQARSRYGAKMEKK from the coding sequence GTGCCCACCATTCAGCAGTTGGTGCGCAAGGGACGTACGCCGAAGGTCACCAAGACCAAGGCTCCCGCCCTTCGTTCCAACCCGCAGCAGCGCGGCGTTTGCACCCGCGTTTACACGACCACGCCCAAGAAGCCGAACTCGGCTCTGCGCAAGGTCGCCCGTGTCAAGCTCTCCAACGGCACCGAGGTCACCGCCTACATTCCCGGCGAGGGCCACAACCTGCAGGAGCACTCGATGGTGCTCGTTCGCGGTGGTCGTGTGAAGGACCTCCCCGGCGTTCGTTACAAGATCGTCCGCGGCGCCCTCGACACCCAGGCAGTCAAGAACCGCAAGCAGGCTCGCAGCCGCTACGGCGCGAAGATGGAGAAGAAGTAA
- a CDS encoding DUF6121 family protein, producing the protein MSAPHTPRPDSRLLPVLVTVTYLAAVIAVSGFLSLGLDRDVIDYPDAGPYLGIVMVVAAGLVTWSGCRGVAALRGPWGRAVVTGIGCFAAIVIAGAIGYSLIRASIATVVVSAAHFALSPFTLAAALLSIGAVVGAWAIARDGRDAM; encoded by the coding sequence ATGAGCGCACCGCATACCCCGCGCCCTGATTCGAGACTCCTTCCCGTCCTCGTGACGGTGACCTATCTCGCGGCCGTCATCGCCGTCTCGGGTTTCCTCAGTCTCGGCCTCGACCGTGACGTCATTGACTATCCGGACGCTGGCCCCTATCTCGGAATCGTCATGGTGGTGGCGGCAGGGCTCGTGACGTGGTCGGGATGCCGCGGGGTTGCAGCCCTGCGCGGGCCGTGGGGTCGCGCCGTCGTGACCGGTATCGGATGCTTCGCCGCGATCGTTATCGCGGGGGCCATCGGGTACTCCCTCATCCGGGCATCCATCGCGACCGTCGTTGTCTCGGCGGCCCATTTCGCACTGAGTCCGTTCACCCTCGCGGCTGCCCTACTCTCGATAGGAGCTGTTGTCGGCGCATGGGCCATCGCGCGCGATGGCCGCGACGCGATGTGA
- the pilO gene encoding type 4a pilus biogenesis protein PilO → MSARRIWIIAGSIAIAAILVLGWFAAVSPVLAQAGANDDDRAAVAEQNAGHEATLADLRNEYENIGQLRADLDGLVSALPPREAMPELIREVGNAATASGVALVAIKASDAVGFVPAVNAPADSAAAPAEATDSGTDSTAEGSDAATEEPAAATDPAVDPAGGVVAVDPGDLALLPPDRFIVIPVEIQVSGAQDQMIAMARALQSMNRTFVVTAFTIDSGEPPRATISGYAYVLTDDTGVLTPDTEEPSPTEAPAT, encoded by the coding sequence ATGAGTGCTCGACGGATCTGGATTATCGCCGGCTCGATCGCGATCGCGGCGATCCTCGTACTCGGCTGGTTCGCCGCCGTGTCTCCGGTTCTCGCCCAGGCCGGGGCCAATGACGACGACCGCGCCGCCGTGGCGGAGCAGAATGCGGGCCACGAGGCGACCCTCGCTGACTTGCGGAATGAGTACGAGAACATCGGGCAGCTGCGCGCGGACCTCGACGGCCTCGTGAGCGCACTCCCGCCGAGAGAGGCCATGCCGGAGCTGATTCGCGAGGTCGGCAACGCGGCCACCGCGAGCGGTGTCGCGCTCGTGGCGATCAAGGCATCGGATGCCGTCGGCTTCGTGCCTGCCGTCAATGCTCCGGCCGATTCGGCCGCTGCCCCGGCGGAGGCCACCGACTCGGGCACCGACTCAACCGCCGAGGGTTCGGATGCCGCCACCGAAGAACCGGCAGCCGCCACTGATCCCGCCGTCGACCCCGCCGGGGGAGTTGTCGCCGTCGACCCCGGGGATCTCGCGCTGCTGCCGCCCGACCGGTTCATCGTCATACCCGTCGAGATCCAGGTCTCCGGCGCGCAGGATCAGATGATCGCCATGGCCAGGGCGCTGCAGTCCATGAACAGAACGTTTGTCGTGACCGCGTTCACGATCGATTCGGGGGAGCCACCCCGCGCGACGATCTCCGGCTACGCCTACGTGCTCACCGATGACACCGGCGTGCTCACTCCCGACACGGAGGAGCCGTCTCCCACAGAAGCTCCCGCCACCTAG
- the pilM gene encoding type IV pilus assembly protein PilM has protein sequence MAKRVVGVDFGHRAIRAVEVDNPVGTSGRVVRSAEVTVPDTAIVDGEVREVHTVASALKRLWSTGGFKTKRVVLGMGNSRVLARDLTVPSMPLDQIRETLPFQAQDLLPVPSAGAILDFYPISHGMGENGAVVNGLLIAALKDVVLANVSAVRTAGLETVGVDLIPFSLTRLLADSGGRETVGYIDVGATTTSVTIATGGVPQFVRIIPAGGEDVTRALVERAEFTHEQAERAKVVLGIPLGPVEADQRAVADIIVTEAGQLLTGLRNTLNYFVSSRGTAISRVVVTGGGAQLRGFVNALSEMTQLPAQVADPASDTRMTVALSLAKGSTAA, from the coding sequence GTGGCTAAAAGAGTGGTGGGGGTGGACTTCGGTCATCGCGCAATCCGCGCGGTGGAGGTCGATAACCCGGTGGGTACGTCGGGGCGTGTTGTGCGCTCGGCGGAGGTGACGGTTCCCGACACGGCGATCGTCGACGGCGAGGTGCGTGAGGTGCACACCGTCGCATCCGCGCTCAAGCGACTGTGGAGCACGGGAGGTTTCAAGACCAAGCGTGTGGTGCTCGGGATGGGCAACAGCCGTGTGCTCGCTCGTGATCTCACCGTGCCATCGATGCCTCTCGATCAGATCCGCGAGACGCTGCCCTTCCAAGCGCAGGACCTTCTGCCGGTGCCGTCTGCGGGCGCCATTCTCGACTTCTACCCGATCTCGCACGGCATGGGCGAGAACGGCGCGGTCGTCAACGGGCTGCTGATCGCCGCCCTCAAAGATGTGGTGCTCGCCAACGTTTCCGCGGTGCGAACGGCAGGGCTCGAGACAGTGGGGGTCGACCTCATCCCGTTCTCGCTCACACGACTCCTCGCCGACTCGGGCGGTCGCGAAACGGTCGGCTACATCGACGTCGGCGCGACCACCACGAGCGTCACGATCGCGACCGGGGGTGTTCCCCAGTTCGTGCGCATCATCCCCGCGGGCGGTGAGGATGTCACTCGCGCACTCGTCGAGCGCGCCGAGTTCACTCACGAGCAGGCGGAGCGCGCCAAGGTGGTGCTCGGCATCCCGCTCGGCCCCGTCGAAGCGGACCAGCGAGCGGTCGCCGACATCATCGTGACCGAGGCCGGCCAACTCCTCACGGGGCTTCGCAACACACTCAACTACTTCGTGAGCTCTCGCGGCACCGCGATCTCACGGGTTGTCGTCACCGGCGGCGGCGCACAGCTGCGCGGGTTCGTGAACGCCCTCAGCGAGATGACCCAGTTGCCCGCGCAGGTGGCAGACCCAGCGAGCGATACCCGGATGACGGTGGCGCTCAGCCTCGCGAAGGGGAGTACGGCAGCATGA